TGCGCCTCGAAGCGATCGCCCTGCCCCTGGTCCGCCTCGCGCTGACGGAGGACCTCGGGGGAGGGGACGCGACAACCGACGCGGTCGTTGACGAAAGCGCCGCCGGGCGCGCCCACATCGAGGCGAAGCAGGAAGGGGTCCTCGCGGGCACCGAGGTGGCCGCGCTCGCGTTTCGGGAGCTGGACCCTGCGGCGAAGGTGGAGTGGCTGATCGCGGAAGGGGGCGCGCTCTTGAAGGGCGCGCGCGTGGCGACGATCGCGGCGAAGGCGCGCGCGATCCTGAGCGCCGAGCGGGTCGCGCTCAACTTCCTCCAGCATCTCTCCGGCATCGCCACGCTCGCCCGGGCCTACGTGAAGGCGGTGGAGGGGACCGGCGTGAGGATCCTCGACACGCGGAAGACGACCCCGGGACTTCGATTCCTCGAGAAGCACGCCGCGCTCGCCGGCGGGGCGGGGAACCACCGATTCGGGCTCTTCGACGCGGTCATGATCAAGGAGAACCACATTCGGGCATCGGGAGGAATGAAGCAGGCGGTCGAGCGCGCGCGAAAGACGGCGGACGGGCTCCAGATCATCGTGGAGGCGAGGACCCCGGAAGAGGCGCTGGACGCCGCGGAGCTGAAACCGGACCGGATCCTGCTCGACAATTTCACGCCGAGCGCGCTCGTCACGGTCTTGAGGCGGCTGCGCGGCGGGCCCGAGATCGAGGTGTCGGGCGGGATCCGGCTCGCGAACGTCCGCGACTTTGCCGTTCCCGGCGTGAGCTATATCTCGGTCGGGGCGATCACCCATTCGGCCCCCGCGCTGGACCTCTCACTCGTGATGGACGATATGAAGGCGGGGAAATGATCGGGCGCGTGCCGGTGGAGCGACACTCGTCGATCGGCTCCACCAACGACGAAGCGTTCCGGCGCGCGGACGAGGGCGCCCCGGAAGGGCTCGTCGTGGTGGCGCGGGTCCAGACCGCGGGACGCGGCCGTCAGGGACGCTCCTGGTGGGACGCGCCGGGTGCCTCGCTCCTCTTCTCGGTGCTGCTCCGACCCTCGATCCCTCTCGCCCAGTGCCCGCTTCTCGCGCTCGCGCTCGCCTGTTCCGTGGCGGACGCGGGAACCGAGGCGACCGGGGCAACACTCGGGATCAAGTGGCCAAACGACGTGCTCCACGACGGACGAAAGCTCTGCGGCGTCCTGGCCGAGTCCCGGGTTTCGGGAGCCTCGTCGACCAAGCGCCCGGCCGTCGTGATCGGGGCCGGCGTGAACGTGAATCAAACGGCGGAAGATTTCCCCGCCGAGCTTCGTGGGAGCGCTACCTCCCTCCGGATCGCGGGCGGCGGGAACCCCCTACGCCCGGACGACCTTCTTCCGGCGATTCTCGTCCAGCTCGAACGCTATGCCGCGCTCGCCGCCTCGGGCGACGGCGCGGGGCTCTGGCGCGAGGTGGCGGGCCGGCTGCCGAAGCCGGGCTCCGAGGTGACGGTCGTGAGCGGGGGCCGCCGGATCGAGGGCGTCGTCGAGGGAATCACCGAGAGCGGAGCGCTCTGGCTTCGGGAGCCCGGCCGCGCCGAGGCGACCGTGGTCTCGGCCGGGGAGCTGGCGTGAAGTGCCCTTCCTGCGGCCACCTCGAGGACAAGGTGATCGACTCCCGTTCCGCAAAGGAGGGGCAGGCGATCCGCCGCCGCCGCGAGTGTCTCCAGTGCCGCAGGCGATTCACGACCTATGAGACGGTCGAGACGACCCCGCTCCTCGTGATCAAGAAGGACGGCAGGCGCGAGTCGTTCAGCCGCGAGAAGATCCTGAACGGGCTCCTGCGCGCCTGCGAGAAGCGGCCGATCGCCGCCGAGCGGCTCCACTCGATCGTCGACGGGCTGGAGGCGGATCTCCTCCGCCAGGGCCTGGACGAGGTCAAGTCGAGCGAGATCGGCGAGCGCGTGATGGAGGCCCTCCACGAGCTGGACGAGGTGGCGTACGTCCGGTTCGCCTCGGTCTACCGCCACTTCAAGGATCTGAACCAGTTCCTGGAAGAGCTGCGGTCCCTTCTCAAGTGATCCCGCCCTCGGAGGCCACAGCGGCCGCAAGCGACACGCCGATGTCGTTCCTCGACCATCTCGAGGAGCTGCGGCGCTCGATCATCCGCGCGTTCTTCGTCGCGATCGTGCTCGTGGCGGCGGCCTGGTTCTTCTCGGACCGCCTTCTCGAGGCGCTCATCACGCTCCTGGTGCCCGGGCAGCGGGTGCTGGCGCTGGCGCCGGCGGAGGCATTCTCGGCGCGCATCAACGTGGCGATCTGGACCGGCGGCCTCCTCGCGGTCCCGTATCTGATGTACGAGGTGTGGCGCTTCGTCGCCCCGGGCCTGAAGCGCCGGGAGCGGCGCTTCGCCGTGCCGTGGATGGTCGCGTCGTCGGTCCTCCTCTACAGCGGCATCGCGTTCGCCCTCCAGCTCCTCCTCCCGGTGCTGATGGGGATGCTCGCTTCCTACGCGACGCCGCACGTCGAGGCGCGCACGTCCCTGACCGCGCTCCTCTCCTTCGCGATCCAGCTCGCGGCCGGGTGCGGCCTCCTCTTCCAGCTGCCCCTGGTGCTCTGCCTTCTGGTCTGGTTCGGCATCGTGTCGCCCGGGACGCTCGCGCGCGCTTGGCGGCACGCGGTCTTCTTCATCGCGCTGGGCGCCGCGATCATCACGCCCGGGGACGGGCCCTCGATGCTCGTGCTCGCCGCGCCGCTCGTGGTGCTCTATTTTCTGAGCGTCCTGGTGGCGACGGCCCTCTGGAAGATTCGCGGCCACGGACGGGCCAAGGACGCGGAGGGTACCTAGATGCTTCTGGCGATCGATATCGGGAACACCGAGGTCACGATGGGTCTCTTCGACGGGACCGACCTCCGCCGGTCGTTCCGCGTTTCGAGCGAGACGCGGCGGACGGCGGACGAGGTCGAGCTGCTCCTCCGGCAAGCGTTCCCCGAGCTGGGGGACCGGAAATCGCGCGCGATCGCAAGAGCGGGGGCCCAGGGCATGGCTCCACTCCGCGAAGACGCCCAGGGTCACGCCGCCATCGTGGGCTCGGTCGTGCCCGCCCAGACGCCGATCTACCTCGATGCGGCGAAGCGGATGACCTTGGGTGAGCCGCTCCTCGTGACCGCCGCGACGACGGCGCGCGTGAAGATCGAGTACCGGGACCCCGAGTCGGCGGGGGCGGACCGGATCGCGAACGCTGCCGCCATCGTGGTCGACTTCGGGACCGCGACCACGTTCGACGTGCTCTTGAAGGGGCGACGCTACCGGGGCGGCGTGATCGCGCCCGGCATCCTGACCGGCGCCGAGCACTTGGTCCGGCGCGCCGCCCGGCTGAGCGCCTTCGAGCTCAAGCCCCCGCGCCGCGTCGTGGGCCGGAATACCGAGGAGAGCCTCCAGTCCGGCGTCTTCTACGGGGCGGTCGGCCAGGTTGACGCTATCGTCCGGCGGATCGCGGCCGAGGAGAAGATCCAGCCCAAGGTGATCGCCACCGGCGGTCTGGCGGCGGCGATCGCGGCCCACTCGGAGACGATTCAAGAAGTCGATCCCGACCTGACCCTGCACGGACTTCGCCTGATCCATCACCGCCACGGGCCGCGCCATGGGCAGAGCCACGGGCGGGGCCACGGGCCGCGCAAGCCCAAGCCGCGGCGCCAATAAGGGGAAGCCCCCGCTCCAAAATGCCTAGTTGCGCGTCCCGTTCGATTCGGCTACATTTGGGCTCTTAGCACTCTCAAGCTTTCAGTGCCAAACGCGGCGCCGTCCGGCCCCGCATTTCGGAAACGTCAAGAGGGGGAGCAATTCCATGGCAAAGCAGTTGCTGTTTAATTCCGCGGCGCGCGACGCGTTGCTGCGGGGCGTCGACAAGCTCGCGAACACCGTCCGGGTGACGCTCGGACCCAAGGGTCGAAACGTCGTTCTGGACAAGAAATTCGGCGCTCCGACGATCACGAACGACGGCGTCACGATCGCGAAGGAGATCGAGCTTCAGGATCCCTACGAGAACATGGGCGCGCAGATGGCCAAGGAAGTCGCGACGAAGACGCAGGATGTCTCGGGCGACGGAACGACCACTGCGACCGTGCTGACGCAGGCGATTCTGCATCTGGGTCTCCGCCACGTCGCCTCCGGCGCCAATCCCATGTTCCTGAAGCGTGGCATCGATCGCGCCGTGCAGGCCGTGACGGCCGAGCTCAAGAAGATGTCGAAGCCGATCAAGACCCCCGCCGAGATCGCGCAGGTCGCGACCATCTCCGCGAACAACGACCCGGAGACCGGGAAGCTGATCGCGGATGCCATGGACAAGGTGGGGAAGGACGGCGTCATCACGGTCGAGGAGGCGAAGAGCCTCGACACGTCGCTCGAGGTCGTCGAGGGTCTTCAGTTCGACCGGGGCTACCTGTCGCCCTATTTCGTGACGGATCCCGAGCGGATGGAGGCGGTGCTCGAGGACGCGGTGATTTTGATCCACGACAAGAAGATCGCGTCGATCAAGGACATCCTGCCGATCCTCGAGAAGGTGTCGCAGACCGGTAAACCCCTGCTCATCATCGCCGAGGACATCGAGGGCGAGGCCCTGGCGACCCTCGTCGTGAACAAGCTGCGCGGAATTCTCGCGACGTGCGCGGTCAAGGCGCCCGGCTTCGGGGATCGCCGCCGCGCCATGCTCGAGGACATCGCGATCGTGACGGGCGGGCGTCTCATCACCGAGGAAGTCGGGTTCAAGCTCGAGAACGTCGTGCTGGGCGATCTCGGCAAGGCCAAGCGCATCGTGGTCGACAAGGACAATGCGACCATCGTGGAGGGCGCGGGCAAGAAGACGGAGATCAAGGCCCGCGTCGACCAGCTCAAGAAGGAGATCGAGGACTCGACCTCCGACTACGACAAGGAAAAGCTCCAGGAGCGCCTGGCCAAGCTCGCCGGGGGTGTCGCGGTGATTCACGTCGGCGCGGCGACCGAGATCGAGCTGAAGGAGAAGAAGGCGCGTGTCGAGGACGCCCTCGCGGCGACGAAGTCGGCCGTCGAGGAGGGGATCGTGCCGGGCGGCGGTGTCGCGCTGCTCCGGGCGCAGGCCGCGCTGGCCAAGCTCGAAGCGAGCGGCGACGAGAAGTCGGGAATCGACATCATCTCGACAGCGCTGGAATCGCCCGCCAGGACGATCGCGTACAACGCGGGCGCCGAGGGATCGATTGTCGTCGAGAAGATCCGGGCCCAGAAGGGCTCGGTCGGATACAACGCGGCGACCGGGGAGTACGAGGATCTGGTCGTGGCGGGGATCGTCGATCCGACCAAGGTGGCGCGCTCCGCGCTCCAGCACGCCTCGAGCATTGCCTCGCTCCTGCTCACGACCGAGGCGATCGTGACGGATATCCCGGAGGAGGAGAAGGCTCCGCCGGGGATGCCGGGCGGCGGGATGGAGTAGCAGCCGATCCCGGCCGGCTGAATTCTGGGAATATTTGGGGGCTGCCGGGGCGTATTACCCGACAGCCCCTTCAGTTTTTCGGGCTTCGTGCCGATCCAAATGTCACGGCCCGCGCCGCTTTCGGCCTCTAGGGAATGCCTTGGTCCGATCCGACCACGGCCGTATCCTCGGGCGCCGGAACAGATACGACACCAAGGAGAATGAGTTGAGCTTCGAGACGCTGGCCGTCACCCCGCAAGAGCTGGTGCTGCGCAAGAGCGCGCCGATTGCCCCGTATACCACGCTCGGCATCGGCGGTCCCGCGGACGTTCTGACCGAGGTCTACACCGAGAAGGCGCTGCAGCAGGTCGTGAGCGAGGCGGTCCGGACCGGGACCAAGTGGCTCCTGATCGGCGGCGGCTCGAACCTCCTCGTCGGCGACACCGGATTCCGCGGGGTCGTGATCGTGAACAAGATCGAGCACATGAACGTGAAGGGGACGCGCATCGTGGCCGGCGCCGGAGCCGATCTGGGCGAGCTGGTCGAGGCGGCCCGCGAACATTCGCTCTCCGGCCTCGAATTCGCGATCGACATTCCCGGCACCGTCGGCGGCGCCGTGCGCGGCAACGCCGGCGCCTTCGGGCGCGCGGTGGGCGACATCATCACCCGCATCCGGGTCCTCGAGGGAACGAAGCTCGTCGACCGGACTCCGGCCGAGCTGGGCTTCGCGTATCGCCACAGCAAGCTCAAGGAGAACTCCGATATCGTGGTGGAAGCCGAGTTCGTGCTCAAGCAAGGCGACCGCGCCGAGATGGATCGCATCATGGGGCAGCACGCCGCGCAGCGCGCCCGGCGCCAGGAAAAGGGGCTACACACCGCCGGGTGCTTCTTCAAGAACCCGGTGCTCCCCGACGGAACCAAGATCGCCGCGGGGCAACTCTTAGAGGCGGCCGGCGCGAAGGAGATTCGCGACGGCGGGGCAGGGGTACACACCTACCACGCCAACTACATCGTGAATAAGGGCGGCGCCACCGCCCACGAAATCCTCCGCGTCGCGAAGGAGATGAAGCGACGCGTCGAGGAGGCGAACGGCATCACGCTCGAGGAAGAGGTGATGGTGGTCGTCGATCCCCCGAGCGCGGGAGCCGTCTAGCACTCCGCACGTCCGCCCGCGGCCCCTGGATCACCCTCGGCCGAGACACATCAAGGCAGCCCGCATCCGTTCCTCCAACGTGACGCCATGAAGGTTCGCTGCAATCGCCGCTGCGCGACGTGCCTGGTCGGCTCGGCATCCGAGGTTTTGTAATCCAGCCAACACGTCGCGGACCTGCCCCCGGGCAGCGCACTCCTTCTCCAACGCTGCACGCTCCCTGGCATCGGTCCCTTCCAACATGCCCCGGGGCATGTTGAGCGCGGCCCGCGCCCGTGCTTCCGCCACGTTCCGCGCCCGTGATTCCGCTACGTTCCGCGCCCGTGATTCCGCCGCCGCGAGTCGCGCCTCATGACGCTTCTGGCTCATGAACCCCGCCCCGAACATGCGCTCCGCCTCGTACTGATTGTGCGCGCGGCAGCGGAGCCGCATCCCCTCTACCGTGGCCCGTCCCCCTCGCGCCACCGGGTCGATATGATCGAACTCGAGCAATCGCCGCGACTCGCAGCGGTGGCCCGCCGCACCGACGAAGGTGCATTGGCCCTGGTCCCGCTCCCAGACGGCACGCCGGACCTGCGCCGGGATGTAGCGGTCGCGGGCGGGCGCTCCCCGCCGGGAAGGAACCCGCTGCCTCGAGTGCTGGCGCGTTCCGGCTGCGGGGAGTGCAGTCGGTTCGGGGGCGGTCAGCTTCGGCCGCCGGCGAGTGCCGGCCCCGACCTTTCGTTTCTCGAGGTCAACGATCAGGGCATCGAGTGCCCGGTCGAGCACCTGAGCGACATCCCTCGACGGAACGGCATGGCTGAGCAAGTCCTGGGCGTAGCGGAGCTTGTCCCGCGTGCTCTTCCCGATCGTGAGCTTGAGAAAGAAACTCTCGGCCGTAGCGGAGACCTCCGCGTGCGAATCGCCAACATGCCCCAGGGCATGTGCGGGGTCGACGCCGCCGCCAGCCGTGAAAGCGTCACCATCAACATGCCCCGGGGCATGTTGATGTAGGACATCTCCTACATGCGCTGGCACACACTCGGGGACGACGACCGGGATGGCACCCACCATCGCCGGCAGTCCCAGCTTCGGGAAGAGGCGGGCCAGCAGTTCCTCGATCTCGGCCTTCCGCCGATGGGTCGCCGCCTCCATCAGCCATTCGGCGCTCTCCACCGTTAGATGCGGAGCCAAGAGGCATACCGCGGCCAGGTGTAGCCGCCCGTCAGCCAGCGCGTCGAACAAGGCCGGGAACTGCCGAGCGGCCCGGGCCGCCTGGATCCGCTTCGAGGCCGCGTCCTCGGACAAGCGCAGCTCCCCGACACAGTAGGCATGCATGGAGGGGTAGCCTGCCGGCGCGTACAGCCGCCGTGCATCGACCTCGGCGATATGGGCGAGGACCACGGCCGTGGTCACGCGATCGTGGGCGATGAGCGCCGCCAGATCGCTAAGGAGAACGGTGTCGCTGAGATGGGTCAACGAGAAGTCGCGCATGAGAACACCTGCTCACGGGGCATCTCCTTCAAACTGCCTGGATCACAAACCAGGCTTTGATGGGGGTGCTCGTTTTATATCACGACACATTTCGTCGGCCGCAGAGGCTCGCAGCGCACGCGTGGGAGGGCAGGGAGTCTTTTGCGATTCCGGGTTCAGAATCGCTCTCGCTGTGACACGCACGGGGATGTGCCGGTGCCTCCGGTTGGGGCCGCGGAAGTTCGGTGATGTGACCTCCAAAACCCGTCAACAAAATTCTTCGTGTCCTGCTGAAGAATTTAGAAAATTCCTCGTCCTCTTCTCGAATCCACGACGTTCGGGTAGGATCCCGGCTCCATGAGGAGCGAGCGGGACTACGTCCTCGGCACCCATGACGAAGAGATCGAGCGCCTCGCACTCCAGAATCGCGTCTGGCGTCCGCGGACCCTCGACGCTTGGCGTCGTGCCGGGTTCACGGTCGGGCAGACACTGATCGACATCGGATGCGGTCCGGGGTACGCGTCGATCGATCTCGCGGAGATCGTCGGCCGCTCGGGCAAGATCGTCGCGATCGACCGGTCGCGGAGATTTCTGGACGCCCTCGAGTCGTCCCGCGAGCGGCTCTCGCTTCCTCAGATCGAGCCGCACGAGCTGGACCTGGACGAATCGCCGCTGCCTCAAATTCAAGCCGACGGAGCCTGGTCGCGCTGGGTCTTCGCGTTCGTCAAACGGCCGCGCGAGCTTCTGGAGCGCGTCGCCAAGCGGCTGAAGCCCGGGGCCCCCTGGGTGCTCTACGAGTACTTCCAGTATTCGACCTGGCAATTCGCGCCCCGCTCTCCCGTGATGGACGAGTTCGTCCGCGCCGTGATGGAGAGCTGGCGGGCCGCGGGAGGCGAGCCGGACATCGGCCTCGATCTGCCCCGTTGGCTCGAAGAGGTGGGGTTCGAGCTCAGGCAGCTCCGTCCCATCATCGACGTGGTCACGCCGAAGAGCTACGCGTGGGAGTGGCCGAAAGCCTTCGAGCAGGTGGGGCTGGATCGGCTGATCGACCTGGGCGCAGTAACCAAGGAGCGCGCCCGGACCATGGCGCAGGAATTCGCCGCGCGGAGCGCTGACCCGAACTCCCTCGTGATCGCGCCAGCCGTCCTCGAGATCATCGCCGTTCGGCGCTGAGGCAGGCGAATCGCAGCGCGCCATCAGGCGCTGAGGGGCGCCTCATAAGCCTAGCCACCCGCCCCTTGAAAGCGCCCACCCGCCTCGCCCCTTGAAAGCGCCCCCGCCCACCCCGCCCCTTGACGCCCGTTCGTCCGCCCCGTTAACGTCGGGGGCTATGGCGGAGATAGAACCCAGCAAGCGGCTTCAGGTCCTGCCGCGATACCTCTTTGCGGAGCTGGAGCGAAAGCGCCGAGACGCGGAGTCCGCGGGACGCGAGGTCTTCGATCTGTCGATCGGGGACCCCGACCTTCCTACGCCCCAGCCGATCCTCGATCAGCTCGCGGTGGCGGCCGTCGCGCCCCAGAATCACCGGTATCCGACCAGCGCGGGACTCCTCGAGGTGCGGTCGCGCATCGCGCAGTGGTTTCAGAAGCGCTACGGCGTATCGGTCGACCCGGCACGGGAGGTCGCGATCCTGATCGGGTCGAAGGAGGGGATCGGACATTTTCCGCTCGCGATCTTGAATCCCGGCGATGAGGCCTTGGTGCCCGATCCGGGCTATCCGGTCTACACGGCGGGGACCGTGTTCGCGGGAGCGACCCCGGTGCGCTTCCCGCTCCAGGAGGAGCAGGGATTCGTGCCCAAGATCTCGGACCTGGACCGGCTCGTGACCGACAAGACCCGCCTCGTGTTCGTGAACTATCCGAACAATCCCACCGGCGCGACCGCCCCGCTCGAGTTCTACAGTCTTCTCACGGATTGGGCGGTGCGGCGTGGGCTCCTGATCGTCAGCGACGCGGCGTACTCCGATCTCTATTACGACGACGCGCCGCATTCCATCTTCGAGATCGCGGCCGCGCGCCCGCATTCGATCGAGTTTCACTCCTTCTCCAAGACCTTCAACATGACCGGATGGCGCATCGGCTTCGTCGTGGGCGCGGCCCCGCTCGTCGAGGCGTTGGTCCGCCTCAAGGCGAACGTCGACTCGGGCGCGCCGCAGGCGATCCAGCTCGCTGCCTCGTGGGGGCTCTCGGCGCTCCCAACCCATGGTCCCGCGCTCCGCGCGGTCTACAAGGAGCGGCGCGATCTCGCGCTTCAGGCGCTCCGCCGGATGGGTTGCCAAATACGCACGCCGGGCGGCGCGTTCTACCTCTGGGGGCGCGTTCCCGCCGGCGAGTCGTCGATGGACTTCGCGTCCCGGGTCTTCGAGCAGACCGGCGTGCTCTTGACGCCTGGCATCGGCTTCGGGAGCGCGGGCGAAGGTTATTTCCGGATCGCGCTCACCTGCCCGGTCGAGAGCTTCGAGCGGGCCCTCGCGAAGCTCGAGGCGCTCCAGCCCTGGAAGGCGCCCCATGCCTCCGCGTCGCCGGCCGCGCGCTAAGGCGGGCCGCGTGGTCCGCGCCGCCCCCACCGCCCGCACCGCGCGCGCCGTTCGCGCCGCTCGCGTCGCGGGGCGAGCTGCATACGACTGGCTCCGGCTGATGGGAGTGCAGGCATACGGCCACCTTGGAGTGACGTCCAAGGAGCGCGATCTGGGCCAGCGGGTCGAGGTCGACATCGAGATCGCCTACGAGGCGTCCGCGCGTCGCCGCCCCGATTCGCTCGAATCGTTCGTGGACTACGAGGACCTGGGAAAGCTCGTGCGGGCCCGGATCGAGATGTCGCGTTGCAAGCTCATCGAGACGTTGGCCGAGGAGGTCGCGCTCGCGCTACTCAAAGAGTTCCAGACGCCGCGCGTCCGGGTCCGCCTCCGGAAACTTCATATTCCGGTGGCCGGATTCAGCGGCATTCCCGAAGTGGAGATCGAGAGGGCACGGGCGTGACGCGGGTGTTCGTCGGCATCGGATCGAACCTGGGCGACCGGGAGTACCTCATCCGGAAGGCCGTCGGGGAGCTTCGCGCGCTGCCCGTGACCGCGCTTGTCCGGGTCTCGTCGCTATACGACACCGACCCGGTCGGCGAGATCGAGCAGCCGCCCTTCCTGAACGCGGTCGCCTGGCTCGAGACCGAGCTCGAAGCGCGGGCCCTCCTCTGGCAGCTCCTCCTGATCGAGCAGCGGATGGGGCGCGTCCGCGCGCAGCGCTGGGGCCCACGGTCGATCGACCTCGACCTTCTCTTCTTTGGAGACACGTCGCTCGACGAGCCCGACCTCAAGCTTCCGCACCCCGAGGCGCACCGCCGTGCGTTCGTGCTGTATCCGCTCCAGGAGCTGGATCCCGATTTCCTGCACCCCCTGACGCGCGAGCACATCCGCAAACTGATACGCCGGCTCGACCCCACTCCCTCCGTCCGCAAGGGCGGCCGTTTCTGGTACTGAGGCGGAACGCGTGACCTCGGCGCTCGGCCGCTACATCGCGATCGAAGGGGTGATCGGGGTGGGGAAGACCTCGCTCGCCAAGCTCCTGGCCGAGCGCTTCCACGCGCGGCTCGTTCTGGAAGAGCCAGAGGCGAATCCGTTCCTTCCGGATTTCTACAAGGATCCCCGGCGCTACGCGTTCCAGACGCAGATGTTCTTCCTCGTCAGCCGCTACAAGGATCTGCGCGAGCGAGTTCACCCCGATCTCTTTCACGAAGGAATCGTGGCGGACTATCTCTTCCAGAAGGATCGCATTTTCGCGAACCTGAACCTGAACGATCGGGAGCTGACGCTCTATAACGCGATCGCGCCGCAGCTCGAGGCCGAGGTCCCGACGCCCGACCTGGTCGTCTATCTCCAGGCGAGCCCCGAGGTCATCGCTCAGCGGGTGCAACAACGGGGGCGCCAGTACGAGCGGCTGATGGATCCGAAGTACACGGCGACGCTCACGGAAGCGTACAATTACTTCTTCTTCCACTATCGCGAGGCACCGCTTCTGGTGGTCAGCACCGACGAGATGAACTTCGTCGACCGCCGCTCGGACCTCGAGGATCTCATCCACCGGGTCGAGCAGCATCGCGAGGGGGTCGCCTACGTGAATCCAGGCGCGCGGGCGGGGGAGGGGCGTTGACGCCT
The window above is part of the Candidatus Eisenbacteria bacterium genome. Proteins encoded here:
- a CDS encoding aminotransferase class I/II-fold pyridoxal phosphate-dependent enzyme — translated: MAEIEPSKRLQVLPRYLFAELERKRRDAESAGREVFDLSIGDPDLPTPQPILDQLAVAAVAPQNHRYPTSAGLLEVRSRIAQWFQKRYGVSVDPAREVAILIGSKEGIGHFPLAILNPGDEALVPDPGYPVYTAGTVFAGATPVRFPLQEEQGFVPKISDLDRLVTDKTRLVFVNYPNNPTGATAPLEFYSLLTDWAVRRGLLIVSDAAYSDLYYDDAPHSIFEIAAARPHSIEFHSFSKTFNMTGWRIGFVVGAAPLVEALVRLKANVDSGAPQAIQLAASWGLSALPTHGPALRAVYKERRDLALQALRRMGCQIRTPGGAFYLWGRVPAGESSMDFASRVFEQTGVLLTPGIGFGSAGEGYFRIALTCPVESFERALAKLEALQPWKAPHASASPAAR
- the folB gene encoding dihydroneopterin aldolase yields the protein MPPRRRPRAKAGRVVRAAPTARTARAVRAARVAGRAAYDWLRLMGVQAYGHLGVTSKERDLGQRVEVDIEIAYEASARRRPDSLESFVDYEDLGKLVRARIEMSRCKLIETLAEEVALALLKEFQTPRVRVRLRKLHIPVAGFSGIPEVEIERARA
- the folK gene encoding 2-amino-4-hydroxy-6-hydroxymethyldihydropteridine diphosphokinase, whose translation is MTRVFVGIGSNLGDREYLIRKAVGELRALPVTALVRVSSLYDTDPVGEIEQPPFLNAVAWLETELEARALLWQLLLIEQRMGRVRAQRWGPRSIDLDLLFFGDTSLDEPDLKLPHPEAHRRAFVLYPLQELDPDFLHPLTREHIRKLIRRLDPTPSVRKGGRFWY
- a CDS encoding deoxynucleoside kinase; protein product: MTSALGRYIAIEGVIGVGKTSLAKLLAERFHARLVLEEPEANPFLPDFYKDPRRYAFQTQMFFLVSRYKDLRERVHPDLFHEGIVADYLFQKDRIFANLNLNDRELTLYNAIAPQLEAEVPTPDLVVYLQASPEVIAQRVQQRGRQYERLMDPKYTATLTEAYNYFFFHYREAPLLVVSTDEMNFVDRRSDLEDLIHRVEQHREGVAYVNPGARAGEGR